The Lactobacillus sp. ESL0680 genome has a segment encoding these proteins:
- a CDS encoding cysteine desulfurase family protein, translating into MIYFDNSATTKIDPAVLATYDQVAQNIWGNPSSLHKMGDRAYQLLTSSRKQIASLLGAKQDEIFFTSGGTESNNTAIKGTAIQKREFGKHIITSSVEHASVANAFNALENLGYRVTRLPVDKEGRVNVNDLRNALDTDTTLVSIMGVNNEIGTIQPIEAISDLLTNYPTIQFHVDNVQALGKNIWPRVFTPRVDLSSLSAHKFHAPRGIGILYKKEGKMLSPLHDGGGQEKGLRSGTENLPAIAAMAKAVRLLLTDEADKANHEAAIKRKIVDYLQDKPGIKIFSPVSDDFTPHILCFALEGIRGETLVHTLEEHDIYTSTTSACASTKTDEASTLVSMHVDDKIATSAIRLSFDESNTIEEADEFIAVFDKIYQHFAKINHLGE; encoded by the coding sequence GTGATTTATTTTGACAATAGTGCGACAACTAAGATTGATCCGGCAGTGTTAGCTACCTACGATCAAGTTGCGCAAAATATTTGGGGGAATCCGTCTAGTTTACATAAGATGGGCGATCGAGCTTATCAGTTACTGACAAGCTCGCGCAAACAAATTGCAAGCCTGTTGGGTGCTAAGCAGGATGAAATTTTCTTTACTTCTGGTGGAACCGAATCTAACAATACGGCAATCAAGGGGACAGCAATTCAGAAGCGCGAATTCGGTAAACACATTATTACTTCAAGTGTTGAACATGCTTCGGTTGCCAATGCTTTTAATGCGTTAGAAAACTTAGGTTATCGCGTGACACGGCTTCCGGTTGATAAGGAAGGCCGCGTGAATGTTAACGATTTGCGGAACGCTCTTGATACGGATACAACGTTGGTTTCGATTATGGGTGTTAATAATGAAATTGGGACCATTCAACCGATTGAGGCCATCAGTGATTTATTAACGAATTACCCGACAATCCAATTCCACGTTGATAATGTTCAGGCTCTGGGCAAGAACATTTGGCCGCGGGTATTTACACCGCGGGTTGACCTGTCCAGCTTGTCGGCGCACAAGTTCCATGCGCCACGTGGTATTGGTATTTTATATAAAAAAGAAGGCAAGATGCTGTCACCGCTCCACGATGGCGGCGGACAAGAAAAGGGCCTGCGTTCTGGTACTGAAAACTTGCCGGCAATTGCGGCAATGGCTAAAGCAGTGCGGCTGTTACTAACTGATGAAGCAGATAAGGCTAACCATGAAGCAGCAATTAAACGTAAGATTGTTGATTACTTGCAGGATAAGCCAGGAATAAAGATTTTCTCGCCGGTTAGTGATGATTTCACGCCGCACATTTTGTGTTTTGCCTTAGAAGGTATTCGCGGAGAAACTCTAGTTCATACTTTAGAAGAACATGACATTTACACGTCAACAACTTCTGCTTGTGCTTCAACTAAGACTGATGAGGCAAGCACATTAGTTTCAATGCATGTTGATGATAAGATTGCGACTAGTGCTATTCGGTTAAGCTTTGATGAAAGCAACACCATAGAAGAAGCCGATGAGTTTATCGCTGTTTTTGATAAGATTTATCAACATTTTGCTAAAATTAATCACTTGGGAGAATAA
- a CDS encoding YueI family protein has translation MTEDLNTRVENAAQGITPQTKPDERRRFLGSLRERVLVRMDNTEVEKPELTTTFLEHFADYRDYSILINGNLSGEFLDQIEAKCGQYNVPFTLVNNETARTGAQDTAVLVVAKTAINKMRVEIGQVYPPEMPKMELGQSKEKKSGFWHRLFHGGH, from the coding sequence ATGACAGAAGATTTGAATACTCGAGTTGAAAATGCTGCCCAAGGAATTACCCCGCAAACTAAGCCAGATGAGCGGCGGCGCTTTTTGGGTTCTTTGCGTGAGCGTGTATTAGTCAGAATGGACAATACCGAAGTTGAAAAGCCTGAATTAACTACTACTTTTTTAGAACATTTTGCCGATTATCGTGATTACTCAATCTTAATTAACGGCAACTTAAGCGGTGAATTTTTGGACCAAATTGAAGCTAAATGTGGACAATACAATGTTCCTTTCACCCTCGTCAACAATGAAACTGCACGAACTGGTGCCCAAGATACTGCTGTCCTTGTCGTAGCCAAGACCGCAATCAACAAGATGCGCGTTGAAATTGGTCAAGTTTATCCGCCAGAAATGCCCAAGATGGAATTAGGACAGTCTAAAGAGAAAAAGTCAGGCTTCTGGCACCGACTCTTTCACGGAGGACATTAA
- the thiI gene encoding tRNA uracil 4-sulfurtransferase ThiI, with the protein MEYTEIMVRYGELSTKGKNRKDFIGKLAGNVTKVLRKFPQVEIHPRHDRMHIVLNGAPFTEIDQRLKKVFGIQTYSPTIKVEKTLQAIEETSLALMKETFKKGMTFKVNTKRSDHHFAYDTNELNSLVGDYLFENMPDLKVEMKHPDLVLRIEVRQDAIYISNQLLHGAGGMPVGTGGRAVMMLSGGIDSPVASYLALKRGVDIEMVHFFSPPYTTEKALNKAKELTGILANYAGRINFIAVPFAEIQETIKEKVPEGYLMTVQRRFMLRLADEIRAKRNELAIFNGESVGQVASQTLESMMAINDVTTTPVVRPVATMDKTEIIRLAEDIGTFDLSIKPFEDCCTIFAPPRPKTKPKVDKAREYEARLDVDGLIERALAGIEVTAIYPDDKFLADKAEEDAALL; encoded by the coding sequence ATGGAATATACGGAAATTATGGTCCGCTACGGCGAACTATCGACAAAAGGAAAGAACAGGAAGGACTTCATTGGTAAGCTTGCCGGTAACGTAACCAAGGTGCTGCGTAAGTTCCCGCAAGTTGAAATCCATCCGCGTCATGACCGGATGCACATTGTTTTGAATGGGGCACCATTTACTGAAATCGACCAACGGTTAAAAAAGGTCTTTGGGATTCAAACTTACTCACCAACAATTAAGGTAGAAAAAACGCTGCAGGCAATTGAAGAAACATCTTTAGCTTTAATGAAGGAAACTTTCAAAAAGGGCATGACCTTTAAAGTTAACACTAAGCGTAGTGACCACCATTTTGCCTATGATACCAATGAGTTAAACTCATTGGTTGGCGATTATTTGTTTGAAAATATGCCCGACCTAAAGGTAGAAATGAAGCACCCTGACCTAGTATTGCGCATTGAAGTTCGCCAAGATGCAATTTATATTTCTAACCAATTACTGCACGGTGCCGGCGGGATGCCTGTTGGTACTGGTGGTCGTGCTGTCATGATGCTTTCAGGCGGAATTGATTCGCCGGTTGCATCATACCTAGCTTTAAAGCGCGGCGTTGATATTGAAATGGTCCACTTCTTTAGTCCACCTTACACGACAGAAAAAGCCTTGAACAAGGCAAAGGAATTAACTGGTATCTTGGCAAATTATGCTGGCCGGATTAATTTTATCGCCGTACCGTTTGCGGAAATTCAAGAGACGATTAAAGAAAAAGTGCCAGAAGGTTACTTAATGACGGTTCAACGTCGGTTTATGTTGCGGCTTGCCGATGAAATTCGGGCTAAAAGAAACGAATTGGCAATCTTTAATGGCGAGTCAGTTGGTCAAGTTGCTTCCCAGACTTTGGAATCAATGATGGCAATTAACGATGTGACGACCACTCCTGTTGTGCGGCCAGTAGCGACAATGGACAAGACCGAAATTATTCGCTTGGCTGAGGACATTGGTACCTTTGATTTGTCTATCAAACCATTCGAAGATTGCTGTACTATTTTTGCCCCGCCGCGGCCAAAGACCAAGCCAAAGGTTGACAAGGCTCGTGAATATGAAGCTCGTCTTGATGTTGATGGCTTAATTGAACGGGCTCTTGCCGGGATCGAAGTTACGGCAATTTACCCTGATGACAAGTTTTTGGCTGATAAAGCTGAAGAAGATGCTGCATTACTGTAA
- a CDS encoding replication-associated recombination protein A, with translation MKPLAYRMRPQNLDEVVGQQHLIGPGKIIRRMVEAKLLSSMILYGPPGIGKTSIASAIAGSTKYAFRKLNAATDSKKQLEQVAAEGKMSGTVILLLDEIHRLDKTKQDYLLPLLESGQIILIGATTENPYISISPAIRSRCQIFELKPLAENDVAQAINRALTDEQNGLGEYQVKLTDDAEKLLIQKGNGDLRATLNGLELAVRSTKQELIAAGKEDTGFTITQEEMADSIQMRSQNFDASGDGHYDLVSAFQKSIRGSDTDAALHYLARLIESDDLVSICRRLSVIAYEDIGLANPAAAQHAIIAIQAAQSLGFPEARIPLANAVIELALSPKSNSAMAAIDAALSDVRQNDIGTIPADLKDTHYSGAKKLGHGAGYTYPHDYPNDWIAQQYLPDQLVGKQYFTPKGNSKIEKAFKKQYQILQQMQKDGLNKQK, from the coding sequence ATGAAGCCCTTAGCTTATCGTATGCGCCCGCAAAATCTTGATGAGGTTGTCGGACAGCAGCATTTAATTGGTCCCGGTAAGATAATTCGTCGAATGGTTGAAGCCAAGCTGCTTTCTTCCATGATTTTGTATGGACCGCCGGGAATTGGCAAGACCAGTATTGCCAGTGCAATTGCCGGTTCAACCAAATATGCCTTTCGCAAGCTAAACGCTGCTACTGACAGTAAGAAACAGCTGGAACAAGTAGCCGCTGAAGGTAAAATGAGCGGGACAGTAATTTTATTACTAGATGAAATTCATCGCTTGGACAAAACTAAGCAGGATTATCTTCTCCCGCTACTTGAATCTGGTCAAATTATTCTAATTGGTGCCACAACTGAAAATCCATACATTTCAATTTCTCCCGCCATCAGGTCTCGCTGTCAGATTTTCGAACTTAAACCGTTAGCTGAAAACGATGTTGCACAGGCAATCAATCGTGCCCTAACTGATGAGCAAAATGGTCTTGGTGAATATCAGGTAAAACTAACCGATGATGCGGAAAAATTGCTAATTCAAAAAGGAAACGGCGATTTGCGTGCAACTTTAAACGGCCTGGAGCTAGCAGTGCGGTCAACCAAGCAGGAACTGATTGCTGCCGGGAAAGAAGATACTGGCTTTACCATTACTCAAGAAGAAATGGCTGATTCGATTCAGATGCGGAGCCAAAATTTTGACGCCTCTGGTGACGGCCATTACGATCTGGTCTCGGCTTTTCAAAAGTCAATTCGCGGTTCTGACACTGATGCCGCACTGCACTACTTGGCGCGCTTAATCGAATCCGACGATTTAGTTTCTATTTGCCGGCGCTTAAGTGTCATTGCCTATGAAGATATTGGTTTAGCTAATCCTGCAGCAGCACAACACGCAATTATTGCCATTCAGGCTGCCCAAAGTCTCGGCTTCCCCGAGGCCCGCATTCCTTTGGCTAACGCAGTTATTGAACTAGCACTTTCGCCTAAGAGTAACAGTGCCATGGCAGCAATTGATGCCGCCCTTAGCGACGTTCGTCAAAATGATATTGGTACAATTCCAGCCGACCTTAAGGATACCCATTATTCTGGCGCCAAAAAGTTGGGCCATGGTGCAGGTTATACTTATCCTCACGATTACCCCAATGACTGGATTGCCCAGCAATATTTGCCCGATCAATTAGTTGGCAAACAATATTTTACGCCCAAGGGTAATTCCAAAATTGAAAAAGCATTCAAGAAGCAATACCAGATTTTGCAGCAAATGCAAAAAGACGGTCTTAATAAACAAAAATAA
- the rpsD gene encoding 30S ribosomal protein S4, producing the protein MSRYTGPSWKRSRRLGISLSGTGKEISRRNYAPGQHGPNSRGRLSEYGEQLHEKQKLRWMYGLNERQFRTLFTQAGKIREGEHGTNFMILLERRLDSVVFRLGLATTRQQARQLVNHGHITVDGKRVDIPSYEVQVGQTIGLKEKSKNLQQVKDALEAVVTRPSFVSFDDNKMEGTLVRLPERDEMEPEINEALVVEYYNKLL; encoded by the coding sequence ATGTCAAGATATACAGGTCCAAGTTGGAAACGCTCAAGAAGATTAGGTATCTCACTTTCAGGTACTGGCAAGGAAATTAGTCGTCGTAACTATGCTCCTGGTCAACACGGTCCTAACTCACGCGGTCGTTTATCAGAATACGGCGAACAATTGCACGAAAAGCAAAAGTTACGTTGGATGTACGGTTTAAACGAACGTCAATTTAGAACTTTGTTCACTCAAGCTGGTAAGATTCGTGAAGGCGAACACGGTACTAACTTCATGATCTTGTTAGAGCGTCGTTTGGACAGCGTTGTTTTCCGTTTAGGCTTAGCTACTACTAGACAACAAGCTAGACAATTAGTTAACCACGGTCACATCACTGTTGATGGTAAACGTGTTGACATTCCTTCATACGAAGTTCAAGTTGGTCAAACCATTGGCTTGAAGGAAAAGTCAAAGAACTTACAACAAGTTAAGGATGCTCTTGAAGCAGTCGTAACTCGTCCATCATTTGTTTCATTTGATGACAACAAGATGGAAGGTACTCTTGTACGTCTTCCAGAACGTGATGAAATGGAACCAGAAATTAACGAAGCCCTCGTTGTTGAATACTACAACAAGTTACTTTAA
- a CDS encoding valine--tRNA ligase — translation MTDLAPKYDHQAVEDGRYQTWLDEDLFKPSGDKKAHPYSIVIPPPNVTGKLHLGHAWDTAIQDTLIRFKRMQGYDTLYLPGMDHAGIATQAKVEAKLRKQGKDRHEMGREAFVKQVWDWKDEYANIIKGQWAKMGLSLDYSRERFTLDEGLSKAVRRVFVQLYNEGLIYRAQYIINWDPALQTALSDIEVIHQDDKGAFYHIKYPFADGSGFVEIATTRPETMFGDTAVAVAPGDERYKDFVGKELIVPLVGRHIPIIEDEHADPDFGTGLVKITPAHDPNDFATGNRHNLKRINVMNDDGTMNEECGKYAGMDRFDCRKQVVADLKEQGYLIKVKPIVHAVGHSERSGVQVEPRLSTQWFVKMKPLADKVLANQKTDDKVNFVPERFEQTLEHWMENVHDWVISRQLWWGHRIPAWYNKKTGEMYVGEEAPKDIENWDQDPDVLDTWFSSALWPFSTMGWPDEDSEDFKRYFPTNALVTGYDIIFFWVSRMIFQSLHFTDERPFKDVVLHGLIRDEQGRKMSKSLGNGVDPMDVVNEYGADALRWFLLNGTAPGQDTRYNPKKLAAAWNFINKIWNASRFVIMNLPEDAQPAHMPDTSKFDLADSWIFDRLNHTVGEVIRLFDEYKFGEAGRELYNFIWNDFCDWYIEISKVALNGDDAELKARKQDNLIWILDQILRLIHPIMPFVTEKLWLSMPHAGKSIMVAKYPETHSEFVNPQATRDMSFLIEVIKAVRNIRMEVNAPMSSPIDIMIQLDDAANERILTDNADYVKNFLHPKKLEIATEMAAPKLAKTAVISGAQIFVPLSELVNVDDEIERMAKEEQDLEAEVARSTKKLANQGFVAHAPAAVIDKEKAKKADYESQLASVRQRIQDLKESK, via the coding sequence ATGACAGATTTGGCGCCAAAATATGACCATCAGGCAGTTGAAGATGGTCGTTACCAAACTTGGCTAGATGAGGACTTATTTAAGCCGTCAGGTGATAAAAAGGCTCATCCATATTCAATTGTTATTCCCCCACCAAACGTAACTGGTAAGTTACACTTGGGCCATGCTTGGGATACCGCAATTCAGGATACCTTGATTCGTTTTAAGCGGATGCAGGGTTATGATACCTTGTATTTGCCAGGAATGGACCATGCGGGAATTGCCACGCAAGCTAAAGTTGAAGCCAAATTGCGCAAGCAAGGCAAAGATCGTCACGAAATGGGACGTGAAGCTTTTGTCAAGCAAGTTTGGGACTGGAAAGATGAATACGCCAATATTATCAAGGGTCAATGGGCCAAAATGGGTCTATCACTTGATTATTCCCGTGAACGTTTTACCTTAGATGAAGGCTTGTCTAAGGCTGTTCGGCGGGTATTCGTTCAATTATATAATGAAGGCTTAATTTATCGCGCCCAATACATTATTAATTGGGATCCAGCTTTGCAGACAGCCTTGAGTGATATTGAGGTTATTCACCAAGATGACAAGGGTGCCTTTTACCACATCAAATATCCGTTTGCGGATGGCTCAGGCTTCGTTGAAATTGCAACGACCCGGCCAGAAACAATGTTTGGTGATACGGCCGTTGCGGTTGCTCCTGGGGATGAACGCTACAAGGACTTTGTTGGTAAAGAATTGATTGTGCCACTTGTTGGTCGTCATATCCCAATTATTGAAGACGAACATGCTGATCCAGACTTTGGTACTGGTCTGGTAAAGATTACGCCGGCTCACGACCCGAATGACTTTGCCACAGGAAACCGTCATAACTTAAAGCGGATTAACGTAATGAACGATGACGGTACGATGAACGAGGAATGTGGCAAGTATGCTGGTATGGATCGGTTTGACTGCCGTAAGCAAGTAGTTGCTGATTTGAAGGAACAAGGCTACTTGATTAAGGTTAAGCCAATTGTCCACGCCGTTGGTCACTCAGAGCGTTCAGGTGTTCAAGTTGAGCCGCGTTTGTCAACGCAATGGTTTGTTAAGATGAAGCCATTAGCTGACAAGGTTTTAGCTAACCAAAAGACTGACGATAAGGTTAACTTTGTTCCTGAACGTTTCGAACAAACACTTGAACACTGGATGGAAAATGTTCATGACTGGGTAATTTCACGGCAACTATGGTGGGGACACCGGATTCCAGCTTGGTACAACAAGAAGACTGGCGAAATGTATGTCGGTGAAGAAGCACCTAAGGATATTGAAAACTGGGATCAAGATCCAGATGTTTTGGATACTTGGTTCTCAAGCGCTTTGTGGCCATTTTCAACGATGGGTTGGCCTGATGAAGACTCAGAAGACTTTAAACGTTACTTCCCAACTAATGCTTTAGTTACCGGTTATGATATTATTTTCTTCTGGGTATCACGGATGATTTTCCAGAGTTTGCACTTTACTGATGAGCGTCCATTTAAGGATGTTGTTCTTCACGGCTTAATTCGTGACGAGCAAGGACGCAAGATGAGTAAGTCATTGGGCAACGGGGTTGACCCGATGGATGTTGTGAACGAATATGGTGCCGATGCATTGCGTTGGTTCCTATTGAACGGGACTGCTCCTGGTCAAGATACTCGTTACAACCCGAAGAAGTTAGCTGCAGCCTGGAACTTCATTAACAAGATTTGGAATGCATCACGATTTGTAATCATGAACCTGCCAGAAGATGCTCAACCAGCTCATATGCCTGACACCAGCAAGTTTGACTTAGCTGATAGCTGGATCTTTGACCGATTGAATCACACCGTGGGTGAAGTTATTCGTTTGTTTGACGAGTATAAGTTTGGTGAAGCTGGCCGTGAACTGTACAACTTTATTTGGAATGACTTCTGTGATTGGTACATTGAAATTTCTAAGGTTGCTTTAAATGGTGATGATGCTGAATTGAAGGCAAGAAAGCAGGATAATTTAATCTGGATTCTTGACCAAATTCTGCGGTTAATTCACCCAATCATGCCGTTTGTAACTGAAAAATTATGGTTGTCAATGCCACACGCTGGCAAGTCAATCATGGTTGCCAAATATCCTGAAACTCACAGTGAATTTGTTAACCCTCAAGCTACCCGTGATATGTCGTTCTTGATCGAAGTTATCAAGGCAGTCCGGAATATTCGTATGGAAGTTAATGCGCCAATGTCATCACCAATTGATATCATGATTCAACTTGATGATGCCGCAAATGAACGGATTTTGACAGACAACGCAGACTACGTTAAGAACTTCTTGCATCCGAAGAAGTTAGAAATCGCCACAGAAATGGCTGCACCAAAATTAGCTAAAACAGCAGTTATCTCTGGCGCCCAGATTTTTGTTCCGTTGTCTGAATTAGTTAACGTTGATGACGAAATCGAACGGATGGCAAAGGAAGAGCAAGACCTTGAAGCAGAAGTTGCTCGTTCAACTAAGAAATTAGCTAACCAAGGCTTTGTTGCTCATGCTCCAGCCGCCGTTATTGATAAGGAAAAGGCCAAGAAGGCTGATTATGAAAGTCAATTAGCTAGTGTCCGTCAACGGATTCAGGATTTGAAAGAGAGTAAATAA
- a CDS encoding folylpolyglutamate synthase/dihydrofolate synthase family protein, with translation MIFTKAQDVISYLYSLPKFHAKGDLTFIRRVLAELDNPQDKVKMLHVTGTNGKGSTSYYLSNLLQKAGQRTGLFVSPYIFAFGERIQLNGQNLSDDDLVATSNLIEEVLQKIRQTDPEFGLVTFEYEAVMAFTYFAQKKCNYAVIEVGIGGTHDSTNVIKPEVSIITTVGLDHEQVIGPTIQDIAREKSGIIKNQRPVVVGNVPPTVLPIIKNKAKEEQAPLFELGQDFTVSNSVQINYQDLERKLTFAIRPEVEGYDIAVAVRAFSTLNLALSNSKIEEAINQTIIPGRYQILQEQPLIILDGAHNMQAMQNLLDFVHQQQARRQGKVRVLITMMKDKDLTQVFSLFKESDQVELTTIAYPRAAKKADFPPTVQAKYPYHSDWQSCFTQLKQDSQPNDILLVTGSFYLVGEVLQLEATNARSRNW, from the coding sequence GTGATTTTTACCAAAGCGCAAGATGTGATATCTTATTTATATTCGTTACCTAAGTTTCATGCCAAGGGAGACTTAACCTTTATTAGAAGGGTCTTGGCAGAATTAGATAACCCGCAAGATAAAGTTAAGATGCTGCACGTCACGGGCACTAATGGTAAGGGTTCTACTTCGTATTATTTAAGTAATTTATTACAAAAGGCCGGTCAAAGGACTGGCCTTTTTGTCTCACCATATATTTTTGCTTTTGGTGAACGGATTCAATTAAATGGTCAAAATCTTAGTGATGACGATTTGGTAGCGACTAGCAATTTGATTGAGGAAGTTTTGCAAAAAATTAGGCAGACAGACCCAGAATTTGGGTTAGTTACCTTTGAATACGAAGCAGTGATGGCTTTTACCTATTTTGCCCAAAAAAAATGTAACTATGCCGTAATTGAAGTGGGAATTGGCGGTACTCACGATTCAACCAATGTTATCAAGCCGGAAGTTAGTATTATTACTACTGTTGGCCTTGACCACGAACAAGTTATTGGTCCGACAATTCAAGATATTGCCCGTGAAAAAAGTGGAATAATTAAAAATCAGCGGCCAGTTGTTGTTGGGAATGTACCACCAACAGTTTTGCCAATCATTAAGAACAAGGCTAAGGAAGAACAAGCACCGCTATTTGAGTTAGGACAAGACTTTACGGTAAGTAATTCTGTGCAGATAAATTACCAGGACTTAGAGCGAAAATTAACCTTTGCCATTAGACCAGAAGTTGAGGGCTACGACATTGCTGTTGCCGTTCGCGCCTTCAGCACGCTTAATTTGGCGTTGAGTAATTCAAAAATTGAAGAAGCGATTAATCAAACAATAATTCCGGGTCGCTATCAAATTTTACAGGAGCAACCCCTAATTATTTTGGATGGGGCGCATAATATGCAGGCAATGCAAAACCTGCTTGATTTTGTTCACCAGCAGCAGGCAAGGCGGCAAGGCAAGGTCCGGGTATTGATTACAATGATGAAAGACAAGGATTTGACGCAGGTCTTTTCTCTGTTTAAAGAATCAGATCAAGTAGAACTGACGACAATTGCATATCCGCGGGCTGCTAAAAAGGCGGACTTTCCACCTACAGTGCAGGCAAAATATCCTTACCACTCAGATTGGCAATCTTGCTTTACCCAATTAAAGCAGGATAGTCAGCCGAATGATATACTGCTAGTAACAGGATCCTTTTATCTTGTCGGCGAAGTTTTGCAATTGGAGGCCACAAATGCGCGTTCAAGGAATTGGTGA
- the ezrA gene encoding septation ring formation regulator EzrA produces MSPTQSIIVVIAVLLILIVVALMLYINRRQLREILELDDLITKIEKMHLQQDIDRLNKMDLAGESLTTLTTWRKSYQEATSKKIPQVQKLLEQAADENVHYRLLKSHQNIKQAQAIMKQTFDDAKNTKDVFTELLESNRENQVQYEALIKIYHQLRKNVLADSFDYGTALDQIENNLSSLENDFTEAKNLSSQGDQVEAKRILSKIKATLTTLQEELPELKESRHELDSVFQDQLRELSDSYKKMMANKYYITEIDILDKIKEIRDQVTEAGQFLTELKLLELSKYIKEIKQEIASLYDVLAKEYKARPFVEENQDKIQRLLSREQVESKNLVAKLRHIDESYELTHGELAKSRQLEQEVNDMNRQYTVDTQNVADGKGVYSEIKDSWLAMLERLREIGEQQKQMSEDVDGLYDSENVANDSINRFKQEVSLVYRRLERKKLPGNPDTFVQMYTLVINEIGHVAKELSEVRINMEKISNELIQISDDVERLKREADDIINSADLVELTLQYSNKYSDNDAIKRAQKKTMQLYSQDYNYKEALDTIATAIEKAEPGSYQRLENLYYSDKKVE; encoded by the coding sequence ATGTCACCAACCCAATCTATAATCGTAGTAATTGCAGTTTTGCTTATTCTAATTGTTGTTGCCCTCATGCTCTACATTAACCGCCGTCAATTGCGGGAAATTTTGGAGTTGGACGACTTAATTACTAAAATTGAAAAAATGCATTTGCAACAAGATATTGACCGGTTAAATAAAATGGATCTTGCGGGCGAAAGCCTGACTACCTTAACAACTTGGCGCAAGAGTTATCAGGAAGCAACGAGTAAGAAAATTCCGCAGGTACAAAAGTTGCTGGAACAGGCGGCTGATGAAAATGTTCACTACCGTTTATTGAAGTCGCACCAAAATATTAAACAGGCGCAGGCAATCATGAAGCAAACCTTTGATGATGCCAAGAATACCAAGGATGTTTTCACGGAATTGCTTGAATCCAACCGGGAAAATCAGGTGCAGTATGAGGCCCTGATTAAGATTTATCACCAATTACGCAAGAATGTGCTTGCTGATTCGTTTGATTATGGTACCGCGTTAGATCAGATTGAAAATAACTTGTCAAGTTTGGAAAATGACTTTACTGAAGCCAAGAACTTATCATCTCAGGGCGATCAGGTCGAAGCTAAGCGGATTTTATCAAAGATCAAGGCAACCTTGACAACGCTCCAAGAAGAATTGCCGGAGCTTAAGGAAAGTCGGCATGAGTTAGATTCAGTTTTTCAAGATCAATTGCGGGAGTTGTCGGATTCCTATAAAAAGATGATGGCCAACAAGTACTACATTACTGAAATTGATATTTTGGATAAAATCAAAGAAATTCGGGATCAGGTTACTGAGGCTGGGCAATTTTTAACGGAACTAAAATTATTAGAATTGTCTAAGTATATTAAGGAAATCAAGCAGGAAATTGCCAGTCTCTATGATGTTTTAGCCAAGGAATATAAGGCACGGCCATTTGTCGAGGAAAACCAGGATAAAATTCAACGCTTATTATCGCGTGAACAGGTAGAATCCAAGAATTTGGTTGCCAAATTGCGCCACATTGATGAGAGCTACGAGTTGACACACGGCGAACTAGCAAAGAGCCGCCAACTTGAGCAAGAAGTAAACGACATGAACCGGCAATATACAGTTGATACGCAAAACGTTGCTGATGGCAAGGGTGTTTATTCTGAAATCAAGGACTCCTGGCTGGCAATGCTGGAACGCTTACGAGAAATTGGCGAACAGCAAAAGCAAATGTCAGAAGATGTCGACGGTCTGTATGATTCGGAAAATGTGGCTAACGACTCAATCAACCGCTTCAAGCAGGAAGTTTCTTTGGTCTATCGACGCTTAGAACGCAAAAAACTGCCGGGTAATCCTGATACGTTTGTACAAATGTATACTCTGGTAATTAATGAGATTGGTCATGTTGCCAAGGAATTAAGTGAAGTGCGAATTAATATGGAAAAGATTTCCAACGAATTAATTCAGATTTCTGATGATGTTGAGCGTTTAAAACGTGAAGCTGACGATATTATTAATTCTGCTGATCTGGTTGAGTTGACATTGCAATACTCTAATAAGTATTCGGATAATGATGCAATTAAACGGGCCCAAAAGAAGACAATGCAGCTTTATAGTCAAGACTATAATTATAAGGAAGCTTTAGATACCATTGCGACAGCGATTGAGAAGGCAGAACCTGGGTCATACCAACGATTAGAGAATTTATATTATTCCGATAAAAAGGTTGAATAA